The proteins below are encoded in one region of Acetomicrobium sp. S15 = DSM 107314:
- a CDS encoding 3-hydroxyacyl-CoA dehydrogenase family protein: MKLGANLPMGPLELIDMIGVDVHLAK, from the coding sequence ATGAAGCTGGGCGCCAACCTGCCTATGGGTCCGCTCGAATTGATCGACATGATAGGCGTGGATGTACACCTCGCTAAGAT